The DNA region TTCGGTCTAAAGCTTCAAAACAAAGCTTACTTAACATAGGAGCTTCATCCCATATGATTAAACTTGCTTTCTGAAGTAGCTCAGCTTTGTGGGATCCTTGACGAATGTTACACGTTGACAACTCCTTGATAGAAATAGGAATAGCGAATCTAGAATGAGCTGTACTCCCTCCAGGTAATAACAATGAAGCTATGCCACTTGATGCTACATTTAAAACAATCAGTCCTTTGGAACGTAGAGCAGCAGATAAAGTCTTCCACAGGAATGTTTTTCCTGttcctccaaaaccataaagaaaaaagaatccCCCATTATTAGACAACACAGAATTCAATACCTGAGTGTATACATCATTTTGCTCTTCTGTGAGACGACTGACCAGCTCTTCATGGGCTTTGGACATTTCCTCCTTATTGTAATTAAGCTCGTCAATAACAAATTTGTTTCCAAAATTGAGACCTTCAGCAAATCTTGGAAATGGAAGAGTCGGATATTCTCTCAAGGACCTTCCATTGTTATATAACAACTTCTCGATTTCAATGAGGCATAAGTTCATTAGGTCGTCATCACTAATTTGAAGCCCTTCATAGAAGTGAAatgtaaaaaaatcaaactttatgataaaaaataaataaatatagttTCTAAGAAGCTACTgtataatgaaaaaaatcaattaaactACTTTTACATTTAACAATATGATTCCCATGTTGCCGTTATAACACAACTATCCTAGTTTTAAATTATGTGATTTAAATTCTTAACTTACATTAACATTAAAGTAATGGATCTGTTGAATGAAGAAAATTATTCAAACTTATATAAAACACTCAATAATGAAGTAAAATACCTGGAATGTTAAGCTCCTTTCTTCTGTCATATAGAATTCCATCACTCAATAGTCTCCATGTTTGTTCCCATACATGTTTTGGACGGCTGAAATTGTTTGAGCTCAACAATCTAACAAACAACTTCCTCAAATGAACTCCAGTGCCGAAAAAACTGACATCTTTTATCCCATCTATATATTCTCGGTCATCTTCCATGAAACCTAAAGCTTCGCAAGCATCGTGGAATGTGGGATAAACAACTCCTTTCACTGTCCTTATGCTTTCAAAACTTTCACATCCTCTTTGCACTGTCAACAGAACTCTCATATAATAAACTTCTCCCAAACCAGGAGCTATATATTGAAGGCGGCCTAGAGAGAGACCTCTTTTTCTTGGAACCCATTCTTGAGAACTTTTCTTATAGACAAACTTGGAAGGAAATTCAGCGTATGTCAAGTTCTTTCCCTCTGTGTATTTTTTATTAGCAGTCATCCAAGCCAAAAATTGGGTCTCCTTGCTTGAGCATTTTTCAATCACATTTTCCAAGTCGTCATCATCGTCAAATAGAACAGATTGTTGGTTTGGAAGATGGAATCCTAAACGCAAAACTGCAGGCCACCTGTCATGAATATCAAATTTAAAAGACCTCCATGCTGCTTCACATGGAGTTATATACCTGAAAcaataaaaaacaaacaaattaaaatctttcaataaagaaaaaaaaaagaaaaaaaaactgaattagACTTAAAACTTATGTAATTACCTGCAATCATAGTATTGCTTAATCTCATCTTCAACTTGATCTTTGGAAGAATTATGACCATTCGAAGATATTTTAACATTCACTCTATCAGGCCCTTTATTGATATATTTAAACAGGTAtatgttatttaacccaaatattaccatgggtcatttagacaaccccttatcAATAGTATACTAATTTTCACATAGCACTTCAGGAAGCATTTTCGGGCTTTCGTTGCACACGTCGCATGTTCTCCATTTCTACAATATGAGTTACATGAATtcaaataaaatgcattttaaaaaaaattgcacgACATTATCAATAATTTCTATATATGCTTTAGGATTCAAACGTAGTCTTTAATAGGTATACTGGTATAGAGATTccattgatttaatttttaaaccTTCTCTAGTTCTCTTACACTAATAGTCGCAAGAATTAATGtgttttaatataaaaatacgtAACTTAAGGAGCCGGCAATGGAAGCATAAGCACAATTGGGAGTATGTTATAGGATTTAAACGTAGTTCTTAAATATGTATAGACTCCATGGGTTCAATTTTTAAGGGGGCGTTTGTTTCAAGGTTTGAGATCACATTCCCGGGAATAACATTCCCAGGAATATGATTACCGGGTATGTTATTTCTGGGtaaattttataaatgtgtttggtaagtattttgtattcctgggaacattttaaaattttcttaatttaaaaattaaaaaaacttaaaaataaaggTAAAAATGATAAATTGTGGGAGAAGTGGGAAGTTACATTCATCTTTCCCATGGGAATGTAAGATTCCCAACCTTTTTCATGGGAATCAATAGGAAGGAAATCATGGGAATTGTGGAAGTTATTTTATTCCCGGGAATGATTGATACCCAGGAATCATAGTTTCCAATCTTGTAACAAACGCAGGAATGTTCATTCCCAACCTTCATATTCCCGGAAATCTCTTTCCAAATCTTGAAACAAACGCCTCCTAAGCCTTTTCTTACATTAACAGCCGCAATGACTTTAAATTTTTCACAGTTCCAATCAGTACTAAAATTCATGTACCTTCTCTCAggaattcaaaattaattttaaggtTCCAAATCCCTTAATTTTTGTAACCCGCTTCCTAAATTTAGATgagatttcatttttttatatatacgtgtatatatatatatatatatatatatatcttcttATGTTCATTTTGACTCACCATATCTACATTATCTGTTGACTTTTCCTAATAGTTCCAGGTTGAACTGTCGCGTGCCGCCTCATTCTCCATGGATGATTTTCTCCACTATGGCGGTGATCTCCACAGACAACCTATGGTGTGCACAAGCATGTTCTTCAACTCTTTAGCTTTATCTCATCTGATTTTATACTCTTATTGTTCcctgattaatttttatttttgtaggtTTAATTGTTATTGGATTGATGTAAAGAGTCGTCCAAGTGTTCATATTCAATGGGATCTACAatatcatttttgtttttgaaaaagcaATGCTCGAGGATTTAGAAACAGTTGCTGGGTGGAAAATAAAATCCACTAAATCATGCTTCCAAGCGTTGGTCGCATTGTCAATTCAAGTTCTTACTGAATTGTCACTTTCTAGCCAGTTCCATTGTGGACAATGGTGGGCCTGCAGGTGGGTCTTTAACATACAATTCAAAATGTAGCATTAATCCAGGAGGTCTTTGTTGCTCACGAGGCAATTGAGGCAAATATATAAGCAATATTTGCATTTGGAGGAGTAGTTTAATTTCACgcaattatataatatatatgctAATTAAGTTGACACTGTGCTCAAAGCCATTTATATTTGCTAAAAACTAATATTCCCACTAATATTTCCATGATAAAAACGAATACAATAGTGATAACTAGGATATACCATAATTCATTCGTAATTATAATTCACGAGAAAATAGTTTATGCACCTGCCTGCGTAAACTTCTTTATAGAACATTTAATTGACTTTTTGACACACTTCagaattttatttctattattaattgaaaattagaaagaaatgTCATTGTTTGGTTTCATTTGACATTATGTTATTGGATGTCATACCAGTAATCTCTTAATCGATTAATTCAAACTAAAATACATCTTTTAATTTAGATTTGGGATAGAATTAAACTAAAATGCAAACTGATGTTTCTAATAGCTATAGACTCTGGAGACGATGAATGAATGAAAGTGCGTACGTACATTCAACACGAAGGAATACAATAGCAGATTCTTCTAAAAAAACTAAACCAAAACAAAGTTTATATACCAGGCCAGGAAATTAGATAATTGAAGACAGAAATGAATTCGATCACGATGAGTCTTTGGCTTTACATTAACTTGATCTTTTAGAAGAAAAAGCATCTCCGTGTTTCATGATCCAGAATCTCTCAATTTCTTCGGCTTTTCGACCTGGAATGCGACCTGCTATCAAATGCCACCTGTTCCATTGTCCATGGAGaagttaaatattaataatataatataaattactACTTAATTATAACACCAAGATCTTTCATATCTATTTAACACTTGGCTAATTATTTTTacaccaacacacacacacacacatacagaACTTTctgttaattataattattaggGAGTTTTGGTTGTTTTTAGAAACAAAATGCAAAGGGTTATAATGATGAGGTCTGTGAAAAGTATAAAACTTTTGACAATGGTTAAGAACTTGCAATAGAGAGTTGCAGAGAATATATATAGCTGGAGAGGTTACCTATCTCCGACTAGCCCGTACATCCTGCGTATGaggtcttcctcttcctcgcTCATTTCAATGAATTCCCACTCATTGCTGCTCACTTCTGCACAAGTTAACATATCATGATGAGAGCCGAACAACTACTCAAATTGCACACAAGAAAAGAATAGCACCATCATAATAAATGAATGACTAAATATATACCTTCTGATGTTGTAGAGGAGTTTGTGGAGGTCGACTTTGCCTTGTTCCGGGGACGCTTATCCATTTATGTGTCTAGCTTGTTATAGAAACACAGAGGAGGAGGAGCTGAGGGTACAACACAGAATAATTATGAGATGTTTCAAACGTTTGGTaacatgaaaaatatatatacaaggTTTTGTACGGGTCAGTCAAACTAATAATGTTAATGTATCAATTCCTCCATTTCATACACGATATTCTATTTTTATATGTTTTCATGTAACTTTAATACAATTTCTTACTTTATTGCTTTTTCCTTTTCCAATTGCTTGCTTTATCAACCATCTTCCTGTCTTCTAGAAGATATAATACAGCTACAGCGACCTTAATTCTGACTTTCTTTAATTAATATTCCATGATTTCCATCATATGAAGATATTAGTTAATTAAGtgctttttttaatattttcacctTAAACAAAGGCAGCTTGCTGTTTGGTCCGGTGGTCACGGacaataaattgattaaatTCAGTTAGATAATTTACCAATATTAATATGTAATCATTTATGCCAGCCAAAATCCCATAATAGAACAGATAATAACTCCTCTCCTCAATCTGCTTCTAGAAGGGACTAATATCAATAATCAATATGTTAGATTGTATGTCTGAGGGTAGAAACGTCAATGTAAACTAAAAAgttctaaaaataattaaattccgGTGACTTCTTGGTGGATGCCGGCTGGTACAAACGCTCGATCTCACTTCACAAAATTCTGAGTTTGACTTTTAGATACTTCGTTTTTTGGTTTGCCACATTTTgtccttttaaaaaaatttgtaCTAGGTTGCAGTCTTcaatcatgattttttttttttagaaaatcaaAATTGTAGATAGATGTGGGAGTAGGTTAGCTAGGCAGCCATCATGGCTTGGTCTTGCCTGTTTATCAGAAATGCCATGCTTAGGattttttaaaaacattaattaagcttagattatcaaaaaaaactttaatcACTAGATAAATTGAtctcatagaaattaaactctttacataatattatttttattaacagtataaataaatagaaatgcAATAGAATATAGATAGACTTATTAGGATGTTGACTTATTAATTTATGTAAGAAGATATTTTGACTATTTtctatattaaataaatttgtaTACAAACAAATAAGTCTGTCCAAACTTTCTAAAAAAAGGCCAAATCAAGCCTAAATGTTTATGACAGACTATAGATCATGCTAGACTGCAAAATCAAAATGAAGTTCGACATGGGTCGCCCAAAACCTGGTTTGATTCGTGTCGTTGAATTTAACTATAATGTGTACTTCCTTGAAGGCTTTACTAATCGCAACTCAGGTAGAGTCTGATGGATTGCAAAATGAAGCGGTTGTTTAAAAAGGAAATATATACTACTGCTTGGAAAGCTAAGCTGATTCACTTGTTTCTGAGATTTAAGGTGTCTGTATGATTTTCTTTAATTGATTACCTGTATCAGCATGAGTGAGCAAGTTTTGTCCTTAATTGCTTATTTGTTTATGCCTTGCAGAATCACTGCTTGAGATTTTAGTCTCATTGATGTGAGTTTTACTATTGTAAGTGTTGTTGGACAATCTTTGCATATCAATCTAATCtctgttgaaaaaaaaaaatacaatgagaataaaaaaacaaattagtaAACCACGTTATTAAAGCGCTAATGACGTAATGGTCGTGCTTTCAGCAGATAACGAATCTAATTATAATATTTGGACAAAATGGACATTTAATGTTATTATAACGAGGACCCACTACAGCCAACGATATGTATGAGGCACAATTTAGTAGTAGTACTAAGTAACTCATAATCTAATTCTAGAAACTTTGTTTCATAATGGTCTGATATGGGCGAACCTAATTGTTATGTAATTGGGTTAACCAATATTCTGTACTTAATGGGCCGGATCACCCATGATCCTTCCGGATTAAAAatccaagctataaataaaggCACCACTCAAGCGGTGAGGGGACCTatcattttcacgcattttaCTCACTTTGTTTACTTTCGCTTGCTCTCTAAattggttagccttagtctgtgattctataccggaacattggcgcccaccgtggggccgaaggatactttcctaggcttcgtTTTTCACCACGATGGTGACTCGATtcggggcgaacggagagaggaatcatgttcaacaaaatgatgttcctcctgatgttcttcagcggatcatggacgatctcaatgaacttcgtcaacataatcaacagttacaaaatcaacttactgatctcaatcagactcagggtttacgagagggcgatcgaagaatggctgagacggtggtggactttcaacctttcacagaggaaatagcgaataccgccgtcccagacaatttgaagacgttgaagcttgattcttactatggcgattcagatccaaaggaccatttagtgtatttcaacacgaaaatggtcattgtaggcgcatcagacgcgttgaagtgcaaaatgttaccctcaacttttaagaaatcggcgatgatttggtttacaactctaccgtcaaggtcaattgtcaatttcacagaattatctacaaaattcttgtctcagttttctaccagtcgtgcacaaaaagtaactccggcgacattatttaatgttcgtcaaggaccaaatgagactttgcagtcttacatggggcgtttcaatcaattatctgttcatttggaggataaaatgccggaaatttgcattgcagcttttgaattgggcttgAAGCCGGGTGGTTTGAACAGTAATTTGAGTAGAAAACCTGTGGAGACAATGGCGCATTTACGCGAAAGGGTACAAGGATACATTAgggaggagcagagtgatcagatcAAGAACAACCGCCCGAATGTCGCGGTTCCAGGGCAGAAGCAGCAGTTTGAGGCGAAGAAGGGAGCGGTtgcagatcaatattcgaagggatggaccgaacgtggcaacgcagggtataataatcgtaaccgttatgacggccgatttgataaccgttctaatttcaaaaatcgtgctcaaccgtatggagtgcgtgggccaggacattcgatgacgtggactcggaaccaaaatgatcgtgcagtacctttggcggttaatttgactgaagctttgcacacgtgtttggaggcgaatgttattcgttttccacggcagccaaagccgtcaacgggttatgtggataagaagaagtggtgtgagtatcatAGGATTTCGGGACATAATACTGACGATTGTTTCACGCTGAAGAAAGAGATAGATAAATTGGTGAAGGCTGGATGTGTGAAACAGCTTGAAGGACGAAGCAATTCTGATGAGGCAGGCACTTCAGTAAGGCGAActgaagatggaaaagaaattGAGAGCGATGGTCAAGATAGGCAATCGGAGGGAAAAGCAAAGGGGCGGATTCATTCTATTTTCGGTGGATTTCGCGGTGGAGGAATGACTAACtcagctcgtaagaggtacgtccattccattaatgctgtttattctaacgattggggaagttgggcaaccaatcaacccgatataacgtttactgtgcgagattttgagggagtacaacctcacgaagacgatccaattgttgtaatgctgaggattgctgattatgaaattgagagggtacttctggatcaaggaagctcggcggatttgatttatggtgacgcttttgaaaagttggggctaaatgaatctgatttattgccttatgatggttctttggtgggtttttctagagaaaaagtatttgttcgagggtatgtggaattgaagactgtctttggagaagggaagaatgcggagacatttgctattaagtttttggtagtaaaatgtacttcgCCGTACAATGTAGTCattgggaggccatcactaaacagattgGGAGCGATCATTTCTACAAGACACTTAACAGCGAAGTATCCATTTagcaaaggaggagttggagttttaaaggctgatcaaatggttgctcgaaagtgttattcagaaagcttcaagcagtatgggcacatgggaaagaaggcagtgaaagaggggcatcgagtCTATGAGGTGGATATAGAACAGTCAGATATTATTTTGGATCCTCGAGAAGGATTCATTGAGcacaagatgaaatcagaagaggaaactaaggcgatccagATTGGTGAGCGAAAtttgaaagttggtgtcaatttaactacaagtcaggTAAACAGGTTAGTAAAGTTGttatctgagaatatggatttatttgcatggagtgcaaaggatctaccaggaatcgatccggaatttatatgtcacaaattggctttaaatcccggggtgaaacctattgttcagttcaaaagaaagatgggcgaagaaaaggcagaggcagtaaaggtggaaacaaataagttactggAAGCTGGATTCATAAGGGAGGTTAAGTATCCAacttggttggcgaatgttgtaatggtgaagaaggctaatggaaagtggcgaatgtgcacggattatacagatttgaacaagcattgtcctaaggattcttatcctttaccgaatattgataagcttgttgATAGGGCGTCGGGATTtggaatgcttagcctcatggatgcatattcagggtaTCATCAGATAAGAATGTACCAGCCCGATGAAGAGAAGACAGTTtttatgacaaatcaggcgaactattgttatcagaccatgccatttgggctgaagaatgcaggagcaacataccaaaggctgatggataaggtgtttgacaagcaggtggggcggatcatggagatttatgtagatgacatgGTGGTCAAATCAGAGGAAATGATGGCACACTGTTCTTATCTCGAAGAGGCGTTTGGCGAgctaagaaagcataacatgagacttaatccagaaaagtgttcgtttggaattcaaagtggaaagtttttgggttttatGATCACaaggagaggaattgaggcgaatcctgataagtgtaaggcgatacttaatatgcagagtccaacctcagttaaagatgtgcagaaattaacaggaaggatagcagctttatctaggtttcttccgtgttctggggaaaaatcagcaccattttttcaatgcttaaggaagaacaaaacttttcagtggtctgaagaatgtgaaagggcgttccaaagtttgaaggatcatttatccaggccaccaattttagccaaaccaattccaggtatttcattatcaatgtttatttccatatctgataatgcagttagttcagtcTTGTTGCAAGAGAATAAAgatgatatgaggatcatatattttgtgagtcatgctcttcaaggagccgaagttagataccagaaaattgaaaaggctgcattagctttaattatatccgccaggaaattaagaccttattttcaaggctttccaattgtggtaaaaactgatttgccacttcgccaagttttgcaaaagcctgatctggctggaagaatggtttcctgggctgttgagttgtcagaatttgaaatcacttttgacagGAAAGGTCTGGTTAAAGTACAGGTATTAGTGGATTTTGTCAATGAAATGTCTTCAAGTGAGAAAACTATGGAAGTtggcgaatggagtttgtctgtagatggttCATCTAATGTTAAGGGAAGTGGAGCCGGAATAATCCTAGAAGGACCAGGAggcgtgacagttgagcagtcactcaagtttgacttca from Lotus japonicus ecotype B-129 chromosome 2, LjGifu_v1.2 includes:
- the LOC130741241 gene encoding MYB-like transcription factor ETC3 — protein: MDKRPRNKAKSTSTNSSTTSEEVSSNEWEFIEMSEEEEDLIRRMYGLVGDRWHLIAGRIPGRKAEEIERFWIMKHGDAFSSKRSS